One genomic segment of Terrihabitans soli includes these proteins:
- the pgsA gene encoding CDP-diacylglycerol--glycerol-3-phosphate 3-phosphatidyltransferase, translating to MSSIHASRAYAWSLPNLLTYARIAAVPVVVACLLGETHGWRWLALGLYIAAAVTDYVDGYLARAWGQQSPLGRMLDPIADKLLVSSCLLAFAATGTLTGISFWAAVVILCREILVSGLREFLAELRVGVPVTKLAKWKTVAQLVAVGFLVAGPAGDAVIPHVSDAGHILLWVSAVLTLYTGYDYFRAGLKSVFEDGK from the coding sequence ATGTCTTCGATCCATGCCTCCCGGGCCTATGCCTGGAGCCTGCCCAATCTGCTCACTTACGCGCGGATCGCCGCCGTGCCGGTGGTCGTGGCCTGCCTTCTCGGCGAGACGCATGGCTGGCGCTGGCTGGCCCTCGGTCTGTATATCGCCGCCGCCGTGACCGATTATGTCGACGGCTATCTCGCCCGGGCCTGGGGCCAGCAATCGCCGCTCGGCCGGATGCTCGATCCGATCGCCGACAAGCTTCTGGTTTCATCCTGCCTTCTGGCCTTTGCGGCGACCGGCACGCTCACCGGCATTTCCTTCTGGGCGGCAGTCGTCATTCTGTGCCGCGAAATCCTCGTTTCGGGCCTGCGCGAATTTCTCGCCGAACTGCGCGTCGGTGTTCCTGTGACCAAGCTCGCCAAATGGAAGACCGTCGCCCAGCTGGTCGCGGTCGGTTTCCTTGTCGCCGGCCCGGCGGGCGATGCCGTTATCCCTCATGTCAGCGATGCCGGTCATATCCTGCTCTGGGTGTCGGCGGTGCTGACGCTCTATACGGGCTATGACTATTTCCGCGCCGGCCTGAAAAGCGTCTTCGAGGACGGCAAGTGA
- a CDS encoding glutathione S-transferase family protein produces MLVLRSSAGSPYGRKIKIAMALLGLSDRISVVSADTLDPADSLRTQNPLGKIPILLLEDGTALFDSRVIAEYLDFIAGGNRLIPAAGPARFDVLRLQALADGIMDAALLRVYEGRYRPAEKHEQKWLDHQTGKVERALASLESAPLPDITSTPDIGKITLACAFGYLDLRAPGWRAAHPRLGAWVDDFERAVPAFAATHPPK; encoded by the coding sequence ATGTTGGTTCTTCGCTCGTCCGCCGGTTCGCCCTATGGCCGCAAGATCAAGATCGCGATGGCCCTGCTCGGCCTCAGCGACCGGATTTCAGTCGTGTCCGCCGATACTCTGGATCCGGCGGATTCGCTGCGCACACAAAATCCGCTCGGCAAGATCCCGATCCTACTTCTCGAAGACGGCACCGCGCTGTTCGACAGCCGGGTGATCGCCGAATATCTGGATTTCATCGCCGGCGGCAACCGGCTCATTCCGGCTGCGGGACCGGCGCGCTTTGACGTGCTGCGCCTGCAGGCGCTCGCCGACGGCATCATGGATGCGGCGCTTCTGCGCGTTTACGAGGGGCGTTACCGCCCGGCGGAAAAGCACGAGCAGAAATGGCTCGATCATCAGACGGGCAAAGTCGAGCGCGCTCTCGCCTCGCTTGAAAGCGCGCCGCTGCCGGACATCACATCCACACCGGATATCGGGAAGATCACGCTCGCCTGCGCGTTCGGTTATCTCGATCTGCGCGCACCGGGCTGGCGCGCCGCCCACCCTCGTCTCGGAGCATGGGTCGACGATTTCGAACGGGCGGTCCCGGCCTTTGCCGCGACGCACCCGCCCAAATAA
- a CDS encoding ArnT family glycosyltransferase: MQPKRGQQGRKLRGWVAAALVIGCYFILQLPFASTLVVMHPDERHYAYSASHMIETGDWLIPTTPEGELRLRKPIIPYWISAAGFETAGMGVLGSRLFWVFCALGILALTYALARALGASERVSLFALLLTGGNPLFMRASVNAIPDMPLTLFLLMSALGFAKLLRDDNPPRHAAWLAYTSAALAVLTKGILPFVLLAIVFASAFLFARRRFRNLLAPGPVLVAIALVSSWYLYAILKYPDVFYAEFIGDQLTKKVARSPLEIPLAALLYLAIFIASFFFLPVVLWLAGRGRKLTELPPAVKMLGLWVLTVPLAFSLGGFLSERYLIPAVPVCAALLALGFSKLDPDSFVLTRAARVLLAIMLIVETVAIALYLAIEYQLAPLWEAVLLSLIAAAIIAVVVHAIWTGRRAAYVLLVSVVLVTAMSAVPLRHLVMPHPGDILADRLVAANIDPSRAFLWGDSELAAAVRLHAPRAEMFHEVKTIDAVPMQAPCVVMSDKKRYVLELQNRGFKVETVKGGWRILDPQRLVTAAWNGKLAEMRAERGATAVFATCP; this comes from the coding sequence GTGCAGCCGAAGAGGGGACAGCAAGGCCGAAAGCTCCGCGGCTGGGTCGCTGCCGCGCTCGTTATCGGCTGCTATTTCATTCTCCAGCTGCCTTTCGCTTCGACCCTCGTCGTCATGCATCCGGACGAGCGCCACTACGCCTATTCGGCCTCGCATATGATCGAGACCGGCGACTGGCTCATCCCGACGACGCCCGAAGGCGAGCTGCGGCTCCGCAAACCGATCATTCCGTACTGGATCTCCGCCGCGGGCTTTGAAACCGCAGGCATGGGCGTGCTCGGCTCGCGCCTGTTCTGGGTATTCTGCGCGCTCGGCATTCTGGCGCTGACCTATGCGCTGGCGCGAGCGCTCGGCGCGAGCGAACGCGTCAGCCTGTTTGCGCTGCTTTTGACCGGCGGCAATCCGCTGTTCATGCGCGCCTCGGTCAACGCCATTCCCGATATGCCGCTGACGCTGTTTCTTCTGATGTCGGCGCTCGGCTTTGCGAAACTTTTGCGCGACGACAACCCGCCGCGTCATGCCGCCTGGCTGGCCTATACCAGCGCGGCGCTTGCCGTGCTGACGAAAGGCATATTGCCGTTCGTCCTGCTCGCCATCGTCTTTGCGTCGGCCTTCCTGTTCGCGCGCCGGCGCTTCAGAAATCTTCTCGCGCCCGGGCCAGTCCTTGTTGCGATCGCGCTCGTTTCGTCCTGGTATCTCTATGCGATCCTCAAATATCCGGATGTCTTCTACGCCGAGTTCATCGGCGATCAGCTGACGAAGAAAGTGGCGCGCAGCCCCCTCGAAATACCTCTCGCGGCGCTGCTCTATCTTGCGATCTTCATCGCCTCCTTCTTCTTCCTGCCGGTGGTGCTCTGGCTTGCCGGACGCGGCAGAAAGCTCACGGAGCTTCCGCCCGCCGTCAAAATGCTCGGCCTCTGGGTTCTCACCGTGCCGCTCGCCTTCAGCCTCGGCGGCTTTCTGTCGGAGCGCTATCTCATTCCGGCGGTGCCGGTGTGCGCCGCACTTCTGGCGCTCGGCTTCTCCAAGCTCGATCCTGACAGCTTTGTGCTGACGCGCGCCGCTCGCGTGCTTCTCGCAATCATGCTGATCGTCGAAACGGTCGCGATCGCGCTTTATCTTGCAATCGAATATCAGCTCGCGCCGCTCTGGGAAGCCGTTTTACTTTCGCTCATTGCCGCTGCGATCATCGCTGTTGTCGTGCATGCGATCTGGACGGGCAGGCGGGCGGCTTATGTTCTCCTCGTTTCGGTGGTGCTCGTGACGGCGATGAGCGCCGTGCCGCTGCGCCACCTCGTTATGCCGCATCCGGGCGACATCCTTGCCGACCGCCTTGTGGCGGCAAATATCGATCCGTCGCGCGCCTTCCTCTGGGGCGATTCAGAGCTTGCGGCCGCCGTCCGGCTGCATGCGCCGCGGGCGGAGATGTTCCACGAGGTCAAGACGATCGACGCCGTGCCGATGCAGGCGCCGTGCGTCGTGATGAGTGACAAGAAGCGCTATGTGCTCGAGCTTCAGAACCGCGGCTTCAAGGTCGAGACGGTGAAGGGCGGCTGGCGCATCCTCGACCCGCAGCGTCTCGTCACGGCGGCTTGGAATGGAAAACTTGCCGAGATGCGTGCCGAGCGCGGCGCGACAGCGGTCTTTGCGACCTGTCCCTAA
- the moaD gene encoding molybdopterin converting factor subunit 1, whose translation MKIRYFAWVRERIGRAEEEIALPDEVRTVAGLVSFLKTQGPEYETAFAREGVVRAAIDRVHVKPDAVISSAKEIAFFPPMTGG comes from the coding sequence GTGAAGATCCGCTACTTCGCCTGGGTGCGCGAGCGTATCGGGCGGGCGGAAGAAGAGATTGCGCTGCCGGATGAAGTCCGCACGGTCGCGGGGCTTGTCTCCTTTCTCAAAACCCAGGGCCCGGAATATGAGACGGCCTTTGCCCGCGAAGGCGTGGTGCGCGCCGCCATCGACCGCGTCCATGTCAAACCGGACGCCGTCATCTCCAGTGCGAAAGAGATCGCGTTCTTCCCGCCGATGACGGGAGGCTGA
- a CDS encoding outer membrane protein translates to MRSLNFTAAAAALVFAAGAAKAADFPNSYSDQAYAPAVEEAWTGFYAGALLGYGLGDADGFEPDGFLGGLTVGVNYQIEQILVGAEGDIAYTGVSDEGTEDYSMDWVGTMRGRIGYAFDRFVVFGTGGFAWTNAEYDGPGGDDGYFHGGWVVGGGIEAALTGNISAKFDYLYMNFSEELYTPGGDIEPDLHTFRLGVNYKF, encoded by the coding sequence ATGCGTTCTCTGAACTTTACGGCGGCTGCCGCCGCACTCGTCTTCGCCGCGGGCGCCGCGAAGGCTGCAGATTTCCCGAACTCCTATTCGGATCAGGCTTACGCGCCGGCCGTCGAAGAAGCCTGGACGGGCTTTTACGCCGGCGCTTTGCTTGGCTATGGCCTCGGCGATGCCGATGGTTTCGAGCCGGACGGCTTTCTCGGCGGTCTGACGGTTGGCGTGAATTACCAGATCGAACAGATCCTGGTCGGCGCGGAAGGCGACATTGCCTATACCGGCGTCAGCGATGAGGGCACCGAAGATTATTCGATGGATTGGGTCGGCACGATGCGCGGCCGCATCGGTTACGCTTTTGACCGTTTCGTCGTGTTCGGTACCGGCGGTTTTGCCTGGACGAATGCCGAATATGACGGCCCGGGCGGCGATGACGGTTATTTCCACGGCGGCTGGGTTGTCGGCGGCGGCATCGAAGCGGCGCTCACCGGCAATATCTCGGCGAAGTTCGACTATCTGTACATGAACTTCAGCGAAGAGCTGTACACGCCGGGCGGCGATATCGAGCCCGACCTGCACACCTTCCGTCTCGGCGTGAACTACAAGTTCTAA
- the uvrC gene encoding excinuclease ABC subunit UvrC, whose translation MTDDPKKQNLEPDDILAADRDTAPEAAEAAPVMDWGKAEEIEGARGIDVIQRALKTLPNRPGVYRMIDRDGEILYVGKARSLKKRVANYARGIGHTNRLAQMIADTASMEFVTTETESEALLLEANLIKRLRPRYNVLLRDDKSFAYILVAEDHPAARIAKHRGARTIKGDYFGPFASTWAVNRTITALQKAFLLRSCSDAVYESRTRPCLLFQIKRCSGPCTGEIALDDYNNLVGEAHDFLSGKSQTVQRQLAARMTDASERMDFETAARYRDRLSALSSVQSHQGINPRSVEEADVFALHQEAGQTCVQVFFFRTFQNWGNRAYFPKADRNVPPEEVLGAFLSQFYEDKPPARLILLSHEIEDRALLEEALSLRTGRSIEVAVPKRGDKHDLVQHAAQNAREALGRKLADSASQARLLDGLGQTLGLEKPPGRIEVYDNSHIQGTAAIGAMIVAGPEGFQKNSYRKFNIRSEEITPGDDFGMMREVLQRRFARLVKESPRTPPDGTPDRDAAPGDAPPWPDLVIIDGGPGQLSAVQDILSGLGITDLPLAAVAKGKDRDAGREVIHIPGRQPFRLEPRDPVLYFIQRLRDEAHRFAIGTHRAKRSKEFVRSPLDEIAGIGPSRKRALLHHFGTAKGVAQAGLSDLEKVPGINRATAKLVYDFFHEGRG comes from the coding sequence ATGACCGACGACCCTAAAAAGCAGAATCTCGAACCCGACGACATCCTGGCCGCGGACCGTGACACCGCGCCGGAAGCCGCTGAGGCTGCGCCCGTTATGGATTGGGGCAAAGCGGAGGAAATCGAAGGCGCACGCGGCATCGACGTCATCCAGCGGGCGCTGAAGACCCTGCCCAACCGGCCCGGCGTCTACCGCATGATCGATCGCGACGGCGAGATTCTTTACGTCGGCAAAGCCCGCAGCCTGAAAAAGCGCGTTGCAAATTATGCGCGCGGCATCGGCCACACCAACCGTCTCGCGCAGATGATCGCCGATACGGCGAGCATGGAATTCGTGACGACGGAAACCGAATCCGAAGCGCTGCTGCTCGAAGCCAATCTCATCAAGCGCCTGCGCCCGCGCTACAATGTGCTGCTGCGCGACGACAAGAGCTTTGCCTATATCCTTGTCGCCGAGGATCACCCGGCGGCGCGCATCGCCAAACATCGCGGCGCGCGCACCATCAAGGGCGATTATTTCGGTCCCTTCGCTTCGACCTGGGCCGTCAACCGCACGATCACCGCGCTGCAGAAAGCCTTTCTCCTGCGCTCATGCTCGGATGCGGTTTACGAGAGCCGCACGCGGCCCTGCCTTCTCTTCCAGATCAAGCGCTGCTCGGGCCCCTGCACCGGCGAGATCGCACTCGACGATTACAACAATCTTGTCGGCGAGGCGCATGATTTCCTGTCCGGCAAAAGCCAGACGGTGCAGCGCCAACTCGCCGCGCGGATGACCGACGCATCCGAGCGCATGGATTTCGAAACGGCAGCACGCTATCGCGACCGCTTGTCCGCTTTATCGTCCGTACAATCGCATCAGGGCATCAATCCGCGCTCCGTTGAAGAAGCGGACGTCTTTGCGCTGCATCAGGAAGCCGGCCAGACCTGCGTGCAGGTGTTCTTCTTCCGCACCTTCCAGAACTGGGGCAATCGCGCCTATTTTCCCAAAGCCGACCGGAATGTTCCGCCGGAAGAAGTTTTGGGCGCGTTTCTCTCGCAATTCTACGAAGACAAGCCGCCGGCGCGGCTCATATTGCTGTCGCACGAGATCGAAGACCGCGCGCTGCTCGAAGAGGCGCTGTCGCTGCGCACGGGCCGCAGCATCGAAGTCGCGGTTCCAAAGCGCGGCGACAAACACGATCTCGTGCAGCATGCCGCGCAGAACGCCCGCGAAGCGCTCGGCCGCAAGCTCGCCGACAGCGCAAGCCAGGCCCGCCTTCTCGATGGTCTCGGCCAGACGCTGGGGCTCGAAAAGCCACCCGGGCGCATCGAGGTCTACGACAATTCGCACATACAGGGGACGGCGGCGATCGGCGCGATGATCGTCGCGGGGCCCGAAGGCTTCCAGAAAAACTCCTACCGCAAGTTCAACATACGCTCGGAAGAGATCACACCGGGCGATGATTTCGGCATGATGCGCGAAGTGCTGCAACGGCGGTTTGCGCGCCTTGTGAAGGAAAGCCCGCGCACGCCACCGGACGGCACGCCGGACCGCGACGCGGCTCCCGGCGATGCGCCACCCTGGCCGGACCTTGTGATCATCGATGGCGGGCCGGGCCAGCTCTCGGCGGTTCAAGACATTCTCTCAGGGCTCGGCATTACCGATCTGCCGCTTGCCGCCGTCGCCAAAGGAAAGGATCGCGATGCGGGACGCGAAGTGATCCACATACCCGGCCGCCAGCCCTTCCGGCTCGAGCCGCGCGATCCCGTGCTCTATTTCATCCAGCGCCTGCGCGATGAGGCGCACCGCTTCGCCATCGGCACGCACCGCGCCAAAAGATCGAAAGAGTTCGTGCGCTCGCCTCTGGACGAGATCGCCGGCATCGGCCCGTCGCGCAAGCGCGCCCTCCTCCACCATTTCGGCACGGCCAAAGGCGTCGCTCAGGCTGGGCTTTCGGACCTTGAGAAAGTGCCCGGCATCAACCGGGCGACGGCCAAGCTGGTCTACGACTTCTTCCACGAAGGCCGCGGCTGA
- a CDS encoding 23S rRNA (adenine(2030)-N(6))-methyltransferase RlmJ yields the protein MDTHAGIGLYDLKADEAARTGEWQGGVGRLWDKVTDAALIEKLEPWRQAVEAVNPDGGLRFYPGSPELVRSLARPGDRLTLCELHPEDAAALRRRYRRDERVTAVEIDGYTALNAYLPPKERRGLVLIDPPFEEVGEFHRMTEGLKRAHKKWPTGIYALWYPIKDVLETEAFTRGLGKAGIPDMLAAELLIRRPNDKTRLNGCGLVIVNPPFKLKEELDILLPGLAGHLGEDAGARGRVVTLAAES from the coding sequence TTGGACACGCATGCGGGCATAGGACTTTATGATCTCAAAGCCGATGAAGCGGCCCGCACCGGCGAATGGCAGGGCGGCGTCGGACGGCTCTGGGACAAGGTGACCGACGCGGCCCTCATCGAAAAACTCGAACCGTGGCGGCAGGCGGTCGAGGCCGTGAACCCGGACGGCGGGCTTCGCTTCTACCCCGGCTCGCCGGAACTCGTCCGTTCGCTCGCCCGCCCCGGCGACCGGCTGACCCTGTGTGAACTCCATCCCGAGGATGCCGCCGCCTTACGCCGCCGCTACCGGCGCGACGAGCGGGTCACCGCGGTCGAGATCGACGGTTATACGGCCCTCAATGCCTATCTTCCCCCCAAGGAGCGGCGCGGCCTTGTCCTCATCGACCCGCCTTTCGAAGAGGTGGGCGAATTCCACCGCATGACCGAGGGCCTCAAGCGCGCCCATAAGAAATGGCCGACCGGCATCTATGCCCTCTGGTATCCGATCAAGGATGTGCTCGAGACCGAAGCCTTTACCCGCGGGCTCGGCAAAGCCGGCATCCCCGACATGCTTGCCGCCGAACTCCTGATCCGCAGGCCCAACGACAAGACGCGGCTGAACGGCTGCGGGCTCGTCATCGTCAACCCGCCCTTCAAGCTGAAAGAGGAGCTCGACATCCTCCTGCCCGGCCTCGCCGGGCATCTCGGTGAGGATGCGGGAGCGCGCGGCCGCGTCGTGACTCTTGCCGCCGAAAGCTGA
- a CDS encoding outer membrane protein, with protein MKTKIASLAAAAAFVALTPAAFAADMPVAAPPVQAMVPEEASFDWTGFYVGAYGGYAFGESNVDGLGESDIEGALAGGTVGYNQQYGQFVLGIEADGGWSGADNDDDAATYDADIGWLSTVRGRVGYSFDSFMIYGTGGAAIGEVNIDDGVTDESDTRLGWTAGAGVEAALTDNISVKGEYLYVDLGDEELGGSDVDINAHTVRGGINYRF; from the coding sequence ATGAAAACCAAGATTGCCTCCCTCGCGGCTGCGGCCGCGTTTGTTGCGCTTACGCCTGCGGCCTTCGCAGCCGATATGCCGGTGGCAGCTCCGCCGGTGCAGGCGATGGTTCCGGAAGAAGCATCGTTCGATTGGACGGGTTTCTATGTCGGTGCCTACGGCGGCTACGCTTTCGGTGAAAGCAATGTCGACGGTCTCGGTGAATCGGATATCGAAGGCGCTCTTGCCGGCGGCACCGTCGGCTACAATCAGCAGTACGGTCAGTTCGTTCTCGGTATCGAAGCCGATGGCGGCTGGTCGGGTGCCGACAATGACGACGACGCGGCGACCTATGATGCCGATATCGGTTGGCTTTCGACGGTTCGCGGCCGCGTCGGCTATTCGTTCGACAGCTTCATGATCTACGGCACCGGCGGTGCTGCGATCGGCGAAGTGAACATCGACGATGGCGTCACCGACGAAAGCGACACGCGTCTCGGCTGGACGGCCGGTGCGGGCGTTGAAGCTGCTCTGACCGACAACATCTCGGTGAAGGGTGAGTATCTTTACGTCGATCTCGGCGATGAAGAACTCGGCGGCTCCGATGTCGACATCAACGCACATACGGTGCGCGGCGGCATCAACTACCGCTTCTGA
- a CDS encoding outer membrane protein, with protein sequence MRVKGILFAAALGALPSSVLAADAPVISPIDAAIVNAAHDWAGGYVGVNAGYGWGEFDADGPATLDDPTYSGDGALGGFQIGYNKQLGTVVIGVEGDLQATNIEESTTGGGATTTTSLDWFSTARGRVGYAFDQTGTLVYGTAGLAIGGVETSVSGAGGGSDDQVLTGFAAGAGVEQSIADNLSLKAEYLYVDLQEKAFDAGTSETNAQWDGHVMRFGANLKF encoded by the coding sequence ATGCGCGTCAAAGGGATACTTTTCGCAGCGGCGTTGGGGGCATTGCCCTCTTCGGTTCTTGCTGCCGACGCGCCCGTCATTTCTCCCATCGATGCGGCAATCGTCAACGCGGCCCATGATTGGGCCGGCGGCTATGTCGGCGTGAACGCCGGCTATGGCTGGGGCGAATTCGACGCCGATGGACCCGCGACGCTCGACGATCCCACTTATTCCGGCGATGGCGCGCTCGGCGGTTTCCAGATCGGCTACAACAAACAGCTCGGCACGGTCGTGATCGGCGTCGAAGGCGATCTGCAGGCGACGAATATCGAAGAGTCGACGACCGGCGGCGGCGCGACAACCACGACGAGCCTCGACTGGTTTTCGACGGCGCGCGGCCGCGTCGGTTACGCCTTCGATCAGACAGGCACTCTTGTCTACGGCACTGCCGGCCTTGCCATCGGCGGCGTTGAGACGTCTGTCTCCGGCGCGGGCGGCGGCAGCGACGATCAAGTACTTACAGGTTTCGCGGCCGGCGCCGGCGTCGAGCAATCCATCGCCGACAATCTCAGCCTGAAAGCGGAATATCTGTACGTTGACCTTCAGGAGAAGGCTTTCGACGCAGGCACGAGCGAAACAAATGCGCAGTGGGACGGACACGTCATGCGCTTCGGCGCCAATCTGAAATTCTGA
- a CDS encoding ribonuclease T2 family protein: MRLTALAAAWLFLCSPSLARDFDFYVLSLSWSPSYCAAEGAQAEPAQCSGGRPYAFVVHGLWPQLENGFPEFCDPSPEWVPNNVVNSMLDLMPSRRLIIHEWKKHGTCSGLPAADYFALVRDVRTKVNIPAAYSNPQSWQTVSPATVEAEFRKANPGLKPDAIAVTCDNRHLREVRLCLTPDLNFRSCPEVDRRSCKRQDVVMPPLR, encoded by the coding sequence TTGAGACTCACAGCTCTCGCGGCGGCGTGGCTTTTTCTGTGCAGCCCGTCGCTTGCCCGCGATTTCGATTTCTACGTCCTGTCTCTGTCCTGGTCGCCGAGCTATTGCGCGGCGGAAGGCGCACAGGCTGAACCCGCGCAATGTTCGGGGGGGCGTCCTTATGCCTTCGTCGTCCACGGACTGTGGCCGCAATTGGAAAACGGCTTTCCGGAATTCTGCGATCCGTCGCCGGAATGGGTGCCGAACAATGTGGTCAATTCCATGCTCGATCTGATGCCGAGCCGGCGGCTGATCATCCATGAGTGGAAAAAGCACGGCACCTGTTCGGGCCTGCCCGCCGCGGATTATTTTGCCCTCGTCCGCGACGTACGTACCAAAGTCAATATCCCGGCGGCCTACAGCAATCCGCAGAGCTGGCAGACCGTCTCGCCCGCCACGGTGGAAGCCGAGTTCCGCAAGGCCAATCCGGGCCTGAAACCCGACGCCATAGCCGTGACCTGCGACAACCGGCATCTGCGCGAAGTGCGTCTGTGCCTGACGCCCGATTTGAATTTCCGGTCCTGCCCGGAGGTGGACCGCCGTTCCTGCAAAAGGCAGGACGTGGTGATGCCGCCCCTCCGTTAG
- a CDS encoding cold-shock protein, giving the protein MAQSGTVKFFNFDKGFGFIKPDSGGPDVFVHVSALQSSGLDGLNEGQRVEFDVEPDKKGKGPKAVNLVTAA; this is encoded by the coding sequence GTGGCGCAATCGGGTACGGTAAAATTTTTCAATTTTGACAAAGGCTTCGGCTTCATCAAGCCGGATTCGGGCGGACCGGATGTGTTCGTCCATGTCAGCGCTTTGCAGAGTTCGGGCCTCGACGGGCTGAACGAAGGCCAGCGCGTCGAGTTCGACGTCGAGCCCGACAAGAAGGGCAAGGGTCCGAAGGCGGTCAACCTCGTCACCGCGGCCTGA